In Ursus arctos isolate Adak ecotype North America unplaced genomic scaffold, UrsArc2.0 scaffold_10, whole genome shotgun sequence, the DNA window TAGGTCACCCAGCCTCTGCTTGCAAGCATCCAGACATGATGAGTTCACTGCATTGCTAGgtgatctattttatttctaattactaGGAGTCTTCCAAATAATAAGCTAAAAGCTGATTTCATGTAAACTTGCAGAATTGGATTCTAGCTCTTTCCTCTGAAGAAGCACCGAAATGTAGATTTCGCTTTTCATACGGCAGTCCTTCAGCTCTATCCTCTAGATTGGGGGTCGGCAAACCACGGTTCCTGCTTTTGTAAAGAAAGTGAAAGTTGTATTAGAACAAAGCCGCGCTCGTTCTTCTGGCTgtaacagcagagttgagtaggtATAGCAGAAACTGCGTGCCCCAGAAACCTATAATATTTACTATGcgaccctttacagaaagttttcCGACCTCTGCTCAATCGAGAACACAATTTCTCAAACTGTCTATAGTGAGTGAgccagggttttgtttgttttatttttaatttccagtcTGCCACTGACCAAGATACTTCTGTAAAATTCAGTACAAATGAATTATtagaaatatgaaatgaaaaaagttaTAGAAAATACAGGCCTCCTTGTTTTATTATTAGACTCAACAAACACAAAGGTGCATTCCAATGAATATAATCAAACCAACTATAatgggaaatagaaaagaattacaaaaactGTTCACAATTTTTTTGAAAGTGTCTGTATAGGCGATTAATATGAAGAATCATGATTATTCTCATGACCTTTGTTGTTCAGCTATTGTAACCAAGCGAAAAGTTTACCTTGACATAGCAGTTTCCCATATTAAATGCCTAATCACACTTTGATCAAATGCTAGGACTATGAGTATTCATGACAGCGAGTTTCCTGTTTGTTACCTACTTTAGGTTGGGTTGCCAGCAACACTATTCGCACAGGGAAGAATGTGTATCTAAAATGTTTCTCTGTTTTAATACTAGTCATCATAAAGAAACCAGTCTCACAGAGTCTACTGACTACAATTAAAGaggtttttaagtaatttttaaaagcttaggGTATTCCTTTTTACCTTCTATTCAAAATGAAGTGAGTGAAGCTGTATTTTCTATAAGGTCTGTACTTAACTTCATTGAAGACTGCGAAGTCTGGGGACTGGCAGCCCCTTGACCACACTTTGAATCCCACTGCTCTAGAATTCCTCATTTCTAAGCCAAACCCTTAGTTTTTTCGATACTCGTTCACAGGAAGTTGGGGTTCCTAGATCCTTGGCCATCCTGATTACTGTTCTCTAGAAATATAGCCCTTTCCACATGACTCTTCAAATGTGTTTCTGATGTACGTGACCAGTGCACAACGCAGTGGGGCTGCAAACTTCAGAGTCTTGAGATCCGTGCTTCTGGTCAGGCATCCTAAAGGTGGTGTCTTAGTCCGTTAGGTAACCACGGTACATGGTTACCTCACATGAAGCTGAAATCTGCTACAACTCCCAGAGCTATTAATAGGAGCTGTGATTTAATTAAATCTATTCCAGCCTGCCTGCTCTACAGTTGATTTTTGAAATTAAGGTCTTTATATTTTGCTTCACGAAATTTCATCTTATTAACAGACCATCCTTCAATTCTGTTAAGATCTTTGTACATCTCAGTATCACCAGTCTCTAACAACAATAATTAACTTTATCTTGCCCTTGAAGGCTTATGTGGCGTTTTCACATATAATCTCTTTTGGTTGTATTGACAAATCATGCTAGATGTGTATTACTATCATTCCCATTTCCAGCTGAGAAAATGGACTCAAAAAGGGTGCCTTATGCGAGATCATTTAGTGAATTACCTTGTGCCATATtcgtattttaaaatgtgagttcCCCTGGCTCATTCACGTTATTCTTAAAATGGACATAACTTTAAGGCATCCTTCAGAGATCTCTCCCTTCGTTGCATTCAGCCTTTTGATCACACTCTTTGGTATGAGCTACTCAACCAGTTACCAGAAAAACTCTCTGTAGCATCAAACACAATTAGCCATCTTGGCCACAACAATATCATGAGAACCTCTTGTCAGTTCTTTTGATAGAATCCAGACACTGGTCTACTAAACCATTGAGATGGGAGATTAAAGTTTGTTTGGTGTGTCTTTTTCTCATAAATACATCTGACTCCCAGAGGtttccattttgcatttccaaataATCAAACTATTTGTTTTTAGCCTCAAAAAAAATGATCAAACAGATGAAATCTCAACATCTCTTAATCAGTACACTTCCACAATTATTACTGGAGAGTCTGCTCTTTGCATGATAGTCTGCTGGGCCCtgatatagttaaaaaaaaaaaatacaaaactttagTACAGTGTGATTTTCATACTGTGGATCATGACCCATTGGTGGGTTGTGAAATCAGTTGAGTGggtaagaaacaatatttttagaaaatgagacAGACTAAACTAGATTATAAAATATCAAAGTACAAACAAGGCTAATTATTATAGCatgaatttatttgtttgtttattgtaaTATATGTGTGCCTTAAGCTGTGatggaaaattttttattgtatgtcACTATCAATAGCTTGAAAGATTCTACACTggtggaaaaaacaaaatcatgtcACAACCCTTGGGACATACTATGATAATTATATGCACAAGGTGCAAAAGGAGAATgggtgttttttctttgttttgttttgttttgtttattgttgctttggttttcatttgtttgttttggttcaaAAGACCTAAATACTGCAAGATTTCCCTGAACTGTTGGCCTTTTTTTCCAGGAGTTTACCACTGTTTCACGTGACTTGTTTGGGTTGTAAATACCTTCCTGTTGCTCAAGGCTAGTATAATAAGCTCTTAGAGTCTAGCAGACAGGAGCAGACTTTCCAGTCCCAGTCCACAGGGCCCAGCTTGGCATCTTTTCTTGACCAAAATAAAGGAATCCTTATCCAACTAGTATGTGGTTTGCTAGCATCAGTAACCAAGTTTGGGCTAGCTTGAGAGAGAGCTCGTTGGAGCCCACACTAAATATCGcagtttctatttaaaatatctacatattatttaaaagtatatccTTTTCTGGCCTTCTCAAAAAGTATTGCCGAAAGGGCTCTTTCAGAATGATAACTTAATATCAACTTCTTTTCACTAGCTTCTTGAAATGTGATATGAAAATCCATTGAGCTCAACCTTCAACCTATTATGGTGCCTGATATATAAATAGCCCTCAAATGTCATGTCTTGTTGTATTAATCACAGGGAAAGAGAAATCGAAAATGCTACAGAGAAAGTATTAACTTTGATTCATCATCCTagaacctttcctttttttccacttgtacaagtacatcttttttaaattcttttgccAAAGctttatgtaacttttttttaactcaaagcTAATTTCCTAGTATGATCCCAAAGCTGTGGAATTCTCCGTTAGtaccttagttttttttactCTCTTCCACCTTCCACCATACATGAATGTTCGAATGTGTCACTTAGTCCAACCCATTTGAATCTAGATTCTCAAGGAATAAGCAAGAACGGGGAGATGCCAGTATTTATTGACTGAGCACCCATTTACTTTTCTTTGAGaccagaatataataaaaaattaaggggGGCTAAAGTGGGCATTAGATATGTAAAAAGATAGGTAAGCAATCTTCTTAGATAGGCAACAAATAGATAAGCATTTGAGCCAACACTGGAAAGTAACACAACAAATACTCCTCAATAAGGGCCTGCTAagtgcattatttcatttaactccCTGCCCAAACCTATGAGGCAGGGTCTATTTTTAGTCCCATTTCATGAGTGATAGAAACTTACTTTGAAGAGAGTAAGCAATTTGCAAACAATCGTCCAAGCTCTTAACTGGAGGTACCAGAATTTGGAACCAGGTCTTAGAACCAGACGCCAAAGTAAAATAAacttaattcaaattaaaaaaaataataatatatatatatatatatagagagagagagagagagagagagtagttACTATGTGcttgacattgaggaagatataaATATGAACGCCACCCTGAAACACACGCCCTTCTCTAGATGAGCTTACCTCTAATGGTTGACAGTGGATGCGAGTGGCATGAGCTTAAGTTATCATTAGAATAAATGCTACAAAAAAGATCGAATCCAAATACTGTAGAGCTCAGGGGAGAAAGTAGTCGTTGCCTTGGAGCAGTCAGGGGAGGCTTCAAAGAGAAGGGGTCAGGGAGCAGAGGGCAGTGAACTTGAGAGACACAACTGAAACAAGGCAGGAACAGTACATTGCAGGCAGGTTGAAAGgactttgaatgccatgctaaaGACTTCTAGGAAGGCCAAGGGAAGCTGAAGGCTTTCAAGCTGGAAAATTACATGATCATATTTGGATTACACAGTGGAAAGCTGTTTAGATGCGGAAGACGCTGGCGACAAGGATTCTAGCCAGGCTTTCACTGTAATAGACCCAGACAGAGGTGCCAAGGGCCTACACAAAGGGAATGGGAATGAAGATATGAATGAGGGAACAGATCTGAAAGTCATTTCAGAGTTGGGTCTTGGTAATATGCatgaagaggagggggaagaagccGATGGATCCGTTCATCTTGGAAGGGGGTTATTATTTTTTGCCCTACGTCAAGATCTGTCCTGGGGCACAAGGATTTGCAAAGATAAGCAAGCCCGTCTCTGGCCACAGGGAACCCAGACTCGCATCTCTCAGGGGATTCATACTCAGGCAGCACCCAGATAGGTCAAAGAACTGTGTGAGGTGCGGAGTGGAAGACAGAGCAGAGCAGCGGGGGCTACGGCAGCCGGGAGATACATGCCTTGCCAAAAGGCATTTAGATTCAGAGTTGATTAAAAACAAGAAGGCTGGCCAAGCAGAGCAGGCTGGATTGGACTCTCCTCAACTAGTGGTGTCTAGAATGGCTCCCAAGTTTCTATTTAGAGGAATTCGGTGGGTAGTTTTGCTGTTAATTTGTACAGGGGAATACACAGTAAGAATCAGGTTTGGGAGACTAAGGTAAGGAGTGTTAGCTTTGAGATAGATTGACACTGAGGATCCAAAGAGGGAAACTGGAAATAGGGTCTTGGGGCTCAGTGAAGAGGTTTCAGGAAAGAAGTAAGTGCCTTTTATGGCAGGATTAAGTTTCTGAAAAAGAGAACTGCAGGTGTTTTATATTTAGACGTCTAGTCAGATGGTAATTACACCTCTTTGTAATCAGTCAAGGAAAACTTCTTAGGAAGGAAGGATTCAGAAACTCTATGAAAGTTGAAAGGAGGAAAGCTTGGCAGGTTGAGAAGAGATCCTCTAGccatgagggaggaggagggtgtaTGGGACACGGGAAGTTGGTGGAAGGACCGAGGGACGGCCAGAGGGCACGcgtggaagggaggaaggaagggaaggggggggagTACCTCGCCTCTGTGCTCACCCAGTTTCCCACTGCATCCGAGCTACCTGGAAATGAGCATCGTGTTTAATGTTTTTCAGGGTGACGACTCAGATGAGGAAGATCTCTGCATTAGCAACAAATGgactttccaaagaaccagccgCCGGTGGTCTCGTGTGGACGACCTGCACACACTGTTCCCCGGAGGAGACAGAAATGGGTCATCGGGAGACATTAGGATGAGAAACACCACAAGCAGTGAAAGCGTCCTCACAGACCTGAGTGAGCCCGAGGTCTGCTCCATTCACAGTGAAAGCAGCGGAGGGAGTGACGGCCGCAGCCAGCCAGGCAGCAGCCACAGCGCCGGCCGGGAGCCGTTCGACTGCCCGGGCCAGTCCTGCCCCGACAGCCCGGTCATGCTGGACGCCACGTTCGTCAGCGGCGGCCTCCCACAGTCCCCCAAAGACGTTCTCAGCTACCCTCTCCACCCAAAGAATGAGAAACCCACCAGGGCCAGAGCCAAGTCGTTTTTGAAACGCATGGAAACTctcagagggaagggaggccaCGGAAGGCACAAGGGGCCGGGGCGGACCGGGGGCTTGGTGATCAGCGGGCCGGTGCTGCAGCAGGAGCCAGAGGCCTTCAAGGCCATGCAGTGCATCCCCATACCAAACGGAGATCTGCAGAGCTCGCCCCCCACTGCCTGCACCAAAGGGCTCCTGAGCGCCAGCAAATGGAGCGGGGAGAGCAGCCAGTCGGAAAACAGCAGCAGTGGGGTGAGCACGCCCGGCCTGAAGGAACGAAAATGCCAGGAGGCCAACAAGCGCGGGGGCATGTACTTGGAAGACCTGGACGTGCTGGCCGGGACAGCACTGCGGGATGCAGGTGACCAAAACCACACACACGAGTTCCATTCCCAAGAGAACTTGGTAGTGCACATCCCCAAGGATCACAAACCCGGAACGTTCCCCAAGGCGCTGTCCATCGAAAGCCTCTCGCCAACAGACAGTAGCAATGGGGTTAACTGGAGGACGGGCAGCATCTCCCTGGGCAGACAGCAGGGCCCCGGGGCCAGGGAGCCCAGGCTCATGGCGTCCTGCCACAGAGCAAGTAGAGTCAGTATCTACGACAACGTCCCGGGCTCCCATTTATATGCCAGCACAGGAGATCTTTTGGACTTGGAGAAAGATGACCTCTTCCCTCATCTAGATGACATCCTGCACCATGTCAGTGGGCTCCAAGAGGTAGTGGATGACTGGTCAAAAAATGTCTTGCCTGAACTGCAAACACGCGATGCGTTGGTTGGGGAACCCGGCTTATGCCCCTTCCCGTCTCCTAATCAGATCACCTTCGATTTCGAAGGCAACTCTGTCTCAGAAGGTCGGACAACACCCAGTGACATGGAAAGAGATGGAACATCTCTCAATGAGTCGGAGGCCACTGGGGTCAGAGAGAGGAGGGACTCTGGTGTAGGGGCCTCTCTGACCAGGCCCAACAGGTTGGTGGCAtgattttctgaaatgatttttaatccatttcataATAATTATGGTCTCTTTATCTaacaaacatttatagaacacttaaCTAAGTGCCTGACACTGTTTGAAATGATATATGTGGTTACAAATTATTTGAACGGAAGTATATCTTTTCTACAGATGTTACAGTGTTTGAATCTCTGTTAACTCACATTCATTTCTCtgagtctttgtcttttaattcaaTCTTAACTTTCACTCAAAACAATGTTGTGAGTGTATGtgcaaagcactgtgctaggcaccatCAGGAAATCACTGGAAATGGAAGCCCCGTGCCTGTTCACAGGTGCTTCCCATGACCTTGTTGCCATATTAATTAAAACGTCCCTATCTcaaatttttaaactcttttttttaatcctatgaGAAATTTCTGAGACCTAAGGTGTGTACTACACAAGTTTATTTTGGCTTTAAAATGCCAATTACAAAGTACATAAAGCTATTTTACAAAGACCACTTCAGAAGCATCTGTGAAAAATGGCCCCGGAAGAGCTTGACTGGTGGAAACGGTAACACTGGACATGCTGCTGTGCTCTTATGGAGGCCAGATGTCCGTTGGGGTTTGCTGATGTGTCCTCTCTTCAGGAGTGCTGCTTCCTCTGCGCCTGCCACCTTCAGGTTCCATGTCAACAGAAGGAGAATTTGAATGCAGACGGGATGGCAGTGCGAAAatggttccagaacattccagatCTCACTgcgcgcacgcgctctctctctctctctctctctctctctctcgacacacactcacacgtacACTGTCTCAGATGCTTTCAACACTTTGGGAACAAATTTAGGAATAGACAATAAAACGTATTAGGTCACTTATTAAAACCTTCCCCGGATTTGTCAGACTTGAAAGCCGCGGTTTCTTATGTTTACTCTCCGCATCGGTGTCTTCTGTTCCATTTGCTTTGTGATTTCTCTTGGCTCAGGAGCTATGCTGATTAGCTACTTCAAAATCAGTAACATCCTGTGTTTTCCAATCGTACATCCCCTTTGTGACTGGCTCTTCTAATGGTCTTTCTGGTAAAGGCGGCTCCGATGGAATAGTTTCCAGCTCTCGCACCAGCCGCAGCCGTCCGCAGCGCCGCACATCAGCAACCAGACGGCCGGCCAGCTGAACCTGCTCCAGCGCTTCTCGCTGCTTCGCCTCACGGCCGTCATGGAGAAGTACTCCATGTCCAACAAGCACGGCTGGACCTGGTGCGTAGCAGATTCCCTGAGGAGGGGATCATTTGTTCTAGAGCTGAGTTTACAGTTGCAACGGCTTCGGTAGTGAAGTCCTGATTTCTCACTCACTGCCTTCGCTGCGGATCTGCTGACAACAAGGCGGCAGTTCGGCCTCCCGGTCTGCCTTCTGTGCTCCTGCAGCTTGGAGGGGATGCGGCCTGCTGGGAGCAGGGCTTTATCTGCAGCTCTCGGTTAGTTTCCAGGGCAAGCAGTCAGGttccaagaaggaaaaagagaccaGGAAAGGGTGATGAATGGTGAACAgaggacttaaaaataaactgGCCATAAAATAATTCTGGCAGCTTGCAAAGAAACAGCTGTCACTTGTACCTTctggctcaatgcagggctcaacaCTGACAGCATTGATTCATTCAAAGAGCATTTAATTCTTCAAATGCATTCCTGCTTTGACTTCGtggcaaataaaaacaagaatatgcAGGAATTCCTTTGTCCTAAGGAATTGACAAAAGCATGTGTTGGAGCCTAAATACAGACCTGTTTTAGATGAGCTGGTGGGCGTGgacctttacatcaaaaaccagggatgtactgtatggtgactaacataatattattatttaaaaaaagcaggCAAATGGAGGAAGTATTAACTGGCAACATAGTAATTCTACTCAATatattctaagattttttttctttaaatgctacTTTATTTTAAATCCTACTTTCCTACCCAAAGTGTAAAATTCACCAACACAAAAAAATTTCCAGAAGTAGAACAAGTGGAAAGAGCTATTATTACAATAATTTGgcaataaagtatttaaatttttcctgtggggggaaaaaatagatGAGCTGGtggatttgaaaaatataaaatatgtcattagTTGTCCtatgttatatattatgtatagagaaaaatcaacagtgcctttaaaaaaatattttgggaaattaTAAATTGTGTAGTCCAATGAATATATGCTtgtatattaaaatttcttttaaaaagtacaaccGGTTCTAGAAAAGTAAGGTATAGCTGAGAAgtattttctctcccctcctttctcccccaaccccaactaaatttcttcttatagtttttaaatttgttttgttttgtctaatTGGGGACAAGTGTTTATCACTTGAGAGGTGTGTCTGTCACAATTAAATTGGAAAATTGTCCCCTTGACTTGAAAACAGAGCCGTAAATCCATTCCGCTAATGTGAATCATGCTGTTTAATAGTCAGAGATCTAACATAGGCAAGGGGCGCACATAGTACTTCCATGTCATGTGATTAATTAAGAGAGAGATGTTGAATTCCCCCTGTGCCTGTTGGTTGTTCCAACAAAAGCTTGGCTTCCCTCTTGCTTTCACAGCCTCTCCCCACAGGCTGCCCCAGGAGGTTTGCATGACCTGGTTTCTGTGAATTCTAGGTCAGTTCCAAAGTTCATGAAGAGGATGAAAGTTCCTGATTACAAAGACAAGACCGTCTTTGGTGTTCCTCTCATAGTTCACGTCCAGAGAACGGGACAGCCCCTGCCTCAGAGTATTCAGCAAGCGCTCAGATATCTGCGTAGCAACTGCCTCGATCAGGTATGGTTGTAAATCCCAAACACGGCCCTGGATTTATGGGACGCCAGACAAAGTCAGATCTCTCCAGTGTCACCCAAGACACGCCtcactaaaaataaaaggcactGTGATCTTTGTATGGCACTATGTAATTGGCCCAGGCTACATCCCGGTCAAGCTGTTTGAGGGTGTTTCCTCACTAGCAACTTGAAGGACGTCCTGAGGgaaaattcatgttttctttggtttgtttggttggtttttgtttgtttgtttttctgagtgAACATTCATGCTAATAGTTTGTGTGTTAATAGTGTGGACCTGTGCCGTCAAACTTGCATTCCCTAGAAACTGGGAGTTACGCTTTACactgcatttcctttttaattattgcCCCACTGCCATCATTGATTTCATAGCATTCTTTCatctctgttttattatttttcgaGAAAAGAATGAGGTTTTTATATCTccttttattaattgttttttttaaacattttatttatttatttgacagagagagagagacagccagcgagagagggaacacaagcagggggagtgggagaggaagaagcaggctcccagcggaagagcctgacgtggggctcgatcccagaacaccgggatcacaccctgagccgaaggcagacgcttaacgactgcaccacccaggcgcccctattaattgttttttttttttaaaggtttatttatttatttgagagacagagagagagagtgagagcacaagtgagagaggcagaggcagaaggggagagaatttcaggcagactctgtgtt includes these proteins:
- the STARD13 gene encoding stAR-related lipid transfer protein 13 isoform X4, giving the protein MTSKRKPFRTQLRRSISEQLRDSTARAWDLLWKNVRERRLAEIEAKEACDWLRAAGFPQYAQLYEDSQFPINIVAVKNDHDFLEKDLVEPLYRRLNTLNKCASMKLDVNFQRKKGDDSDEEDLCISNKWTFQRTSRRWSRVDDLHTLFPGGDRNGSSGDIRMRNTTSSESVLTDLSEPEVCSIHSESSGGSDGRSQPGSSHSAGREPFDCPGQSCPDSPVMLDATFVSGGLPQSPKDVLSYPLHPKNEKPTRARAKSFLKRMETLRGKGGHGRHKGPGRTGGLVISGPVLQQEPEAFKAMQCIPIPNGDLQSSPPTACTKGLLSASKWSGESSQSENSSSGVSTPGLKERKCQEANKRGGMYLEDLDVLAGTALRDAGDQNHTHEFHSQENLVVHIPKDHKPGTFPKALSIESLSPTDSSNGVNWRTGSISLGRQQGPGAREPRLMASCHRASRVSIYDNVPGSHLYASTGDLLDLEKDDLFPHLDDILHHVSGLQEVVDDWSKNVLPELQTRDALVGEPGLCPFPSPNQITFDFEGNSVSEGRTTPSDMERDGTSLNESEATGVRERRDSGVGASLTRPNRRLRWNSFQLSHQPQPSAAPHISNQTAGQLNLLQRFSLLRLTAVMEKYSMSNKHGWTWSVPKFMKRMKVPDYKDKTVFGVPLIVHVQRTGQPLPQSIQQALRYLRSNCLDQVGLFRKSGVKSRIHALRQMNENFPENVSYEDQSAYDVADMVKQFFRDLPEPLFTNKLSETFLHIYQYVPKEQRLQAVQAAILLLADESREVLQTLLCFLNDVVNLVEENQMTSMNLAVCLAPSLFHLNLLKKESSPRVIQKKYATGKPDQKDLSENLAAAQGLAHMITECDRLFEVPHELVAQSHNSYVEAEIHAPTLEDLGTPLEESGATFRTYLEHLVQGLQKEAKEKFKGWVTCSSTDNTDLAFKKVGDGHPLKLWKASVEVEAPPSVVLNRVLRERHLWDEDFVQWKVVETLDKQTEIYQYVLNSMAPHPSRDFVVLRTWRTDLPKGMCTLVSLSVEHEEAQLMGGVRAVVMDSQYLIEPCGSGKSRLTHICRVDLKGHSPEWYNKAFGHLCAAEVARIRNSFQPLIAEGPETKI
- the STARD13 gene encoding stAR-related lipid transfer protein 13 isoform X11, which encodes MKLDVNFQRKKGDDSDEEDLCISNKWTFQRTSRRWSRVDDLHTLFPGGDRNGSSGDIRMRNTTSSESVLTDLSEPEVCSIHSESSGGSDGRSQPGSSHSAGREPFDCPGQSCPDSPVMLDATFVSGGLPQSPKDVLSYPLHPKNEKPTRARAKSFLKRMETLRGKGGHGRHKGPGRTGGLVISGPVLQQEPEAFKAMQCIPIPNGDLQSSPPTACTKGLLSASKWSGESSQSENSSSGVSTPGLKERKCQEANKRGGMYLEDLDVLAGTALRDAGDQNHTHEFHSQENLVVHIPKDHKPGTFPKALSIESLSPTDSSNGVNWRTGSISLGRQQGPGAREPRLMASCHRASRVSIYDNVPGSHLYASTGDLLDLEKDDLFPHLDDILHHVSGLQEVVDDWSKNVLPELQTRDALVGEPGLCPFPSPNQITFDFEGNSVSEGRTTPSDMERDGTSLNESEATGVRERRDSGVGASLTRPNRRLRWNSFQLSHQPQPSAAPHISNQTAGQLNLLQRFSLLRLTAVMEKYSMSNKHGWTCLSPQAAPGGLHDLVSVNSRSVPKFMKRMKVPDYKDKTVFGVPLIVHVQRTGQPLPQSIQQALRYLRSNCLDQVGLFRKSGVKSRIHALRQMNENFPENVSYEDQSAYDVADMVKQFFRDLPEPLFTNKLSETFLHIYQYVPKEQRLQAVQAAILLLADESREVLQTLLCFLNDVVNLVEENQMTSMNLAVCLAPSLFHLNLLKKESSPRVIQKKYATGKPDQKDLSENLAAAQGLAHMITECDRLFEVPHELVAQSHNSYVEAEIHAPTLEDLGTPLEESGATFRTYLEHLVQGLQKEAKEKFKGWVTCSSTDNTDLAFKKVGDGHPLKLWKASVEVEAPPSVVLNRVLRERHLWDEDFVQWKVVETLDKQTEIYQYVLNSMAPHPSRDFVVLRTWRTDLPKGMCTLVSLSVEHEEAQLMGGVRAVVMDSQYLIEPCGSGKSRLTHICRVDLKGHSPEWYNKAFGHLCAAEVARIRNSFQPLIAEGPETKI
- the STARD13 gene encoding stAR-related lipid transfer protein 13 isoform X6, whose amino-acid sequence is MQRRCRWRETGEQSKAKILVLEIEAKEACDWLRAAGFPQYAQLYEDSQFPINIVAVKNDHDFLEKDLVEPLYRRLNTLNKCASMKLDVNFQRKKGDDSDEEDLCISNKWTFQRTSRRWSRVDDLHTLFPGGDRNGSSGDIRMRNTTSSESVLTDLSEPEVCSIHSESSGGSDGRSQPGSSHSAGREPFDCPGQSCPDSPVMLDATFVSGGLPQSPKDVLSYPLHPKNEKPTRARAKSFLKRMETLRGKGGHGRHKGPGRTGGLVISGPVLQQEPEAFKAMQCIPIPNGDLQSSPPTACTKGLLSASKWSGESSQSENSSSGVSTPGLKERKCQEANKRGGMYLEDLDVLAGTALRDAGDQNHTHEFHSQENLVVHIPKDHKPGTFPKALSIESLSPTDSSNGVNWRTGSISLGRQQGPGAREPRLMASCHRASRVSIYDNVPGSHLYASTGDLLDLEKDDLFPHLDDILHHVSGLQEVVDDWSKNVLPELQTRDALVGEPGLCPFPSPNQITFDFEGNSVSEGRTTPSDMERDGTSLNESEATGVRERRDSGVGASLTRPNRRLRWNSFQLSHQPQPSAAPHISNQTAGQLNLLQRFSLLRLTAVMEKYSMSNKHGWTCLSPQAAPGGLHDLVSVNSRSVPKFMKRMKVPDYKDKTVFGVPLIVHVQRTGQPLPQSIQQALRYLRSNCLDQVGLFRKSGVKSRIHALRQMNENFPENVSYEDQSAYDVADMVKQFFRDLPEPLFTNKLSETFLHIYQYVPKEQRLQAVQAAILLLADESREVLQTLLCFLNDVVNLVEENQMTSMNLAVCLAPSLFHLNLLKKESSPRVIQKKYATGKPDQKDLSENLAAAQGLAHMITECDRLFEVPHELVAQSHNSYVEAEIHAPTLEDLGTPLEESGATFRTYLEHLVQGLQKEAKEKFKGWVTCSSTDNTDLAFKKVGDGHPLKLWKASVEVEAPPSVVLNRVLRERHLWDEDFVQWKVVETLDKQTEIYQYVLNSMAPHPSRDFVVLRTWRTDLPKGMCTLVSLSVEHEEAQLMGGVRAVVMDSQYLIEPCGSGKSRLTHICRVDLKGHSPEWYNKAFGHLCAAEVARIRNSFQPLIAEGPETKI
- the STARD13 gene encoding stAR-related lipid transfer protein 13 isoform X7, coding for MVVKEAKPEIEAKEACDWLRAAGFPQYAQLYEDSQFPINIVAVKNDHDFLEKDLVEPLYRRLNTLNKCASMKLDVNFQRKKGDDSDEEDLCISNKWTFQRTSRRWSRVDDLHTLFPGGDRNGSSGDIRMRNTTSSESVLTDLSEPEVCSIHSESSGGSDGRSQPGSSHSAGREPFDCPGQSCPDSPVMLDATFVSGGLPQSPKDVLSYPLHPKNEKPTRARAKSFLKRMETLRGKGGHGRHKGPGRTGGLVISGPVLQQEPEAFKAMQCIPIPNGDLQSSPPTACTKGLLSASKWSGESSQSENSSSGVSTPGLKERKCQEANKRGGMYLEDLDVLAGTALRDAGDQNHTHEFHSQENLVVHIPKDHKPGTFPKALSIESLSPTDSSNGVNWRTGSISLGRQQGPGAREPRLMASCHRASRVSIYDNVPGSHLYASTGDLLDLEKDDLFPHLDDILHHVSGLQEVVDDWSKNVLPELQTRDALVGEPGLCPFPSPNQITFDFEGNSVSEGRTTPSDMERDGTSLNESEATGVRERRDSGVGASLTRPNRRLRWNSFQLSHQPQPSAAPHISNQTAGQLNLLQRFSLLRLTAVMEKYSMSNKHGWTCLSPQAAPGGLHDLVSVNSRSVPKFMKRMKVPDYKDKTVFGVPLIVHVQRTGQPLPQSIQQALRYLRSNCLDQVGLFRKSGVKSRIHALRQMNENFPENVSYEDQSAYDVADMVKQFFRDLPEPLFTNKLSETFLHIYQYVPKEQRLQAVQAAILLLADESREVLQTLLCFLNDVVNLVEENQMTSMNLAVCLAPSLFHLNLLKKESSPRVIQKKYATGKPDQKDLSENLAAAQGLAHMITECDRLFEVPHELVAQSHNSYVEAEIHAPTLEDLGTPLEESGATFRTYLEHLVQGLQKEAKEKFKGWVTCSSTDNTDLAFKKVGDGHPLKLWKASVEVEAPPSVVLNRVLRERHLWDEDFVQWKVVETLDKQTEIYQYVLNSMAPHPSRDFVVLRTWRTDLPKGMCTLVSLSVEHEEAQLMGGVRAVVMDSQYLIEPCGSGKSRLTHICRVDLKGHSPEWYNKAFGHLCAAEVARIRNSFQPLIAEGPETKI